CCCGGTCATCGAAGCGTAGTGGCGTCCCATGACCCCCTGCAGCTCGGGGAACTCCTTGATGACGCCGGTCGTGAGGTCGGCCTTGCTGAGGAACGCGGCGCGGCGGCACTCCTTCGCTTTCCCGGGAAAGCCGAAGGAGGCGACGAATTCGGCGACGTCGGCCATCCGCTCGACCTTCTCCCAGTACGTCCCCATGTCCGCCTGGAAGAGCACTTTCTTGAGCGCCTCCGTCCGGTCGAAGAGGGGCTTCTTCAGGTCGTCCCAGTAGTAGAACTCCGCGTCGGACAGGCGGGCGCGGAGCACCCGCTCGTTCCCGGCCACGACCACGCCGTTGTCGGGGACGACCATGTTCGACACGAAGCCGAACGACGGGGAGAGGCCGCCCGAGGCGTCCTCGAAGACGAAATATTTCTGGTTGACCCGCATCGATGTGACGAGGACCTCCCGCGGCAGCGCCAGGTACTTCTCATCGAACCGGCCGGAGAGGACGACCGGGAACTCCACCAGGTTCGCCACGGTCTCGACGAGCGGCTCGTCCTCGACCCATTTCGTTCCCGTCTTCGCCTCGAGCTCCCGAAGCCCCGAGCGGATCCTGTCCTTGCGCACCTCGAGGTCGACGAAGACCTTCGCGGCGGAAAGCGCCGCGGAGTACTCCGCCGTCGAGGAAAGCTCGATCGGACCGGGGGAGAGGAACCGGTGGCCGTAGGTGGTCCGGCCGGAGTTCACGTTTCCGAACCCGAACGGAAGCACCTCGTCGCCGTAGAGGGAGACGATCCAGTGCACGGGCCGCGCGAACCGGACGTCGAGGTCGGCCCAGCGCATCGACTTCTTGAAGGGTATGGCGGGAAGGAAGTCGGAGACGATCTTCGGAAGGACCTCCTGGACCGGCCGGGACGCCTCTTCGCGGACGAATCCGAGGTACTCCCCGCGGTCGGTCGGGAAGACCGAGAGGGCGGACAGTTCCACGCCCTGGGACTTCGCGAACCCGAGCGCCGCCTTCGTCGGCTTTCCGGATGCGTCGAACGCCACCGCCTTCGGGGGACCCAGGACGGTCTCGCTCTTCGCCTCCTGCCGGTCGGAAAGTGCGCGGATGACGTAGGTCAGCCTCCGCGGCGTTCCGTAGATGTCCACCTTCGCGAAGGAGAGACGCGCTTTCCGGAGCGTCTCCTCGAACTGCTGGCCGCCGAACCAGAGCGCGGGGCCGACGAACCCCGCGGGGATTTCCTCGCAGCCGATCTCGAGCAGGTAGTCGCGTTCCATCTCTTGGACCTCTCGCGGGGGTTTCTTCAGCCGGAGAATTTGCGAAGCAGCGGGAATCCCATCTCCTCGCGCGACCGGAGGAAACCCTCCGCGCAGAACCGCGCGAGATTCCGGACGCGGCCGATGTAGGAGGTCCGCTCGGTCACGGAGATCGCTCCGCGGGCATCCAGCATGTTGAACGTGTGGGAGCATTTGAGGCAGTAGTCGTACGCCGGGAGAACCAGCTTCCGCTCCAGGAGCGCCTGGCACTCCTTCTCGTACATGTTGAACAGGGAGAAGAGCATCGGGATGTCGGCGGCCTCGAAATTGTACTTCGACCACTCGACCTCGCCGCGGTGGTGGACGTCCCCGTACGTGACGTCCCCCACCCACTTGAGGTCGAACACGTTGTTCACGTTCTGCAGGTACATCGCGATCCGCTCGATCCCGTAGGTGATCTCGCCCGACACCGGTTTCAGGTCGATGCCGCCGCACTGCTGGAAGTAGGTGAACTGGGTGATCTCCATCCCGTCCAGCCAGACCTCCCACCCGAGACCCCACGCGCCGAGGGTCGGGGACTCCCAGTCGTCCTCGACGAACCGGATGTCGTGCTTCAGCGGATCGATGCCCACCGCCCTCAGGGAGTCGAGGTACAGCTCGACGTAGTCGTAGGGGCACGGCTTCATGATGACCTGGAACTGGTAGTAGTGCTGGAGGCGGTTCGGGTTCTCGCCGTACCGGCCGTCCGTCGGGCGGCGGGATGGCTCCACGTACGCCGTGTTCCACGGCTCGGGGCCGAGGGCCCGGAGGAAGGTGGCCGGGTTGAAGGTACCGGCTCCCACCTCGATGTCGTACGGCTGGTGGATCACGCACCCTTTGTCGGCCCAGAAGCGCTGAAGGGACAGGACGAGGTCTTGGAAAAGCACCATAGCCTCCCGGCGGAAGTGATAGGCATACTTATCACTCGCCCGAACGGGTTGTCAAGACGAATCATTAGGAAAATTGAGGGTTTTGCTATATACGGAGGGCCTCTCCCCCCAAGCTCCGGGTCGCCTTCCCGAGGCAATACTCGACATATCCGGGGATAACCACCTGTAATTCCAGAATAATGGGGTCCGGGATCCGCAGGCGTCCCCTGGCGGCGCTCTTCCCCGTCTGCAGCGCTCTCCACGTCTTGAGCGAACCGAGGGAGAGCCGCCCGCCGCCGGCCGGGGGGCACGATTCGCAAAGAACGCCCCCTTCCGACGGGACGAACCGGTACCATCTGCAATCCATTTTCCCGCATCTTCGGCACCCCGACAGGTCGGGACCCCATCCCCCCACGGCGAGAAATCCGGCCTCCACCCTGCGCGCGGTCTGCCCCGGCGACTCGCCGGCGGCGAGGGCCCGGAAACCGTCCAGCAGGATTCCGAACGCCTTCGGCTTGGGCCCCGCCTGGGGGAACAGCTCGGCGGCGATTTCGAGGAGATAGTCGGCGTGGCGAACCTTGTCCCAATCCTCGACGACCGGCCAGAACGACTCGGATATGGAAGCGGCCGACAGGACGGCGAGTTTCCCCGGAGATTCGGTCCAGGAGACGTCGAGGAGAACGTACCGCTGGAGGGTCCCGCCGAAACGTTTCCTGCTGCGCCAGGCGGACTTGCCGACCGTGGCGACCACGCCCGCGTCCCGCGTGAAGAAGGAGAGCCTCCGGTCCGCCTCTCCCATGTCGGCGGAACGCACGAGAAACGCGGGGGAGGTGTGGAACGTCCGTGCCCCGACGGCGCTCATCGTCCGTCGGGCGCGGATTCCACCGGGACGTCCCGGACCCGGTCCCGGATGCGGAGGCCGGCGCGCACCAGGCCCGCCACGACGGAGATGTAGCTGGCCTCCTGGGAGGTGAAGCTGCGTACCCGGACGGTCTGGATGTTGATCACCCCGATCACCCGCCCGCCGTCGTCGAGGATCGGCCAGGAAAGCATGGCCTTGTACTTCTCCTCCCGCGCCACCGCGAAGTGGCGGTACCTCGGGTCGGTCGTCGCGTCCGGCACCGCGACCGGATTTCCGGACTTCGCGGCCGCGCCGGTGATCCCTTCGCCGATCGCGAGCCGGACCTTCCCCACCGCCTCCTTCGCCAGGCCGTGGGTGGCCGACAGGACGAGCTGGCCGCCGCGGTTCAGGTAGATGGAACACACTTCCACCCGCATCCGTCCGGCGATCTTCCCGACGATCTCGTCCAGCACGTTCGCGAGGGGGATCTCCCCGCTCACCAGCCGGGTGATCTCGTCCAGGGACATCAGCTCGTACCGGGAATCCTTGTCCCTGGGAACCTCGAACATAACGTCCCCGCCGGCGCGGAAACGGATCTGGGCGAACACGTCGCCCTTCGGATACGGCTGCATGGCGGCCGGACGGGCGGCGGGAGTGCGGTCGCGGAAGCCGCAGCCGCACGACCAGTGGACCTGGTCGAAATCGGTCCGATCCCGCTTCATCTGCCGGCCGCACTTCCGGCAGTGGACGACGGCCCTGTTCATCCCCCCTCCGCCGCGATGTACGGAATCACTCCCCGAGGGTGAATCGGCGGACCTGCCCGCGCTCCCCGAACGGGGGGAGGCGCTTGCCGTTCAACGTCCCGACGACGCCGCCGGCGTTCCCGAGCTTCAGCGAGATCCGCTTTTTCGCCTGGATGCTGATCTTGTCGCCCGCATACAGCGTGGCATCGATCGGGTCCCCGTCGTCGAAGCTGTACATCACCCACGTCTGTTCGCTCGCCTCGAGGAAAAGCTGGAACGGGCCGGACGGTACTCCTTGCCCTCCGACCGTGGACACCGTGGGGGGAGCGGCCGCCGGGGAGACGGAGGGAGGCGTCGACGACGGAGGCGCGGCCTGCGATGCGGGAACGACGTTGTCCGGCGTTCCCGGCGCCGCCGCGTTGTCCCGGGAGATCCCCGCATTGTCCGGGACGGCGATGGCGGAGACGGCCGGGGCCGCGGGGGGAGGGGGCGGCGGGAGGTTCCTGCCGCGAAGCGAAACCCAGGAAAGGACGATTCCGAGAAGGAGGACCGCCCCGGCCGCCAGGGTGTACGTGGTCCGCCGGTTCCCTCGTTCCCTTTCCCGCTCCAGCCACTCGGGGCGGAGCTGGGCGGCCGTCTCCCCTTCCGCGTTCTGCCGGACGGAGCGCTCGTACTCGGTCAGCACCGGCCCGGGGGATTCCGAGAGATACCGGGCGTACGTCCGGATGAAGCCGGAGGAGAAGACGCGTTCCGGCCATCCCTCGTAGTCCCCCCGCTCGATCCCCTCCAGGTACTTCCGCCCGATCCGAAGCTCCGAGGAGACGTCGTCGATGGTCTTCCCCATCGCCTCGCGGCGTTCTTTCCAGGACGCGCCCGCGTTGCTCGCGTTCACCGTTTTTCCGATTCGAGGACGGCCAGGTATCCCACCGCCTGTTTCCGGATCCCGGGCTCCCTCGACAATTCGAGCACCGTCTTGAACGACTTCACCGCGTCCGTGGTGCGCTTGAGCCGGGCCTGGACGCGCCCGAGCTCCATCCACCCGTCGACGTAGTCGGGTACGCGTTCCACGCAACGGGCGAGGGCGTCCGCGGCGTCTTCCCACCGGTCCGCCCCGCCGAGGACCACGGAGAGGCCGAGGTACGCGGGCGCGTACCGATCGTTGACCCGGATCGCCTTCCGGTACGACGCGTGCGCCATCGAAGCGTCTCCCTTCAGGCGGTACGCTTCCCCGGCGTTGTAGTAGGCCCACTCCGGCGTCGCGTACAGGACGTTTCCCGCCGCGGCCTCGAATTCGCGGATCGCCTCGTCCCACGCCTTCCGCCCGGCCAGGACGATTCCGAGGTTGTTCCGCGCGTCGGCGTAGTCCGGATTCTTGGAGATGGCGGACCGGAGGTACTCCTCCGCCTTCGCCTGGTCGCCGCGGGCCCGGTACGTCAGTCCGAGCATCATGTCGACTTCGGGGTTGGTCGGGTCGAGCTCCGCGGCCCGCGAAAGCTCCGTCATCGCCATGTGGAGGTTGCTCTGGTCGAGGTAGGTGACGCCCATCCGCATGCGGGCCGCCGCCTCCTTCTTCCGGTCGACGGACGGCGTCCCGCAGGAAGCGACCAGCGCGGCGGCCAGACAGGGGACGAGGATCGCGCGGAAGCGGCGGGGGGCTTTCAAAGGTATTTCCCGACGAGGAGGGACAGACGTTTCCGGGCGGAGGCCGGAATCCGCTTCCGGTCGGTTATGAGGGCGAATTCGAGGGCGTTCCCGCAGCGGCACCCGCCGGGGAGGGGAAGGCGCTTCGCCACCTCCCGGACGATCCGTTTGGAATTCTCCACGTTCCTGCGGAGGATGGCCAGGATCGCCTCTACCGTGACGTCCTCCTCCGACGCGTGCCAGCAGTCGTAGTCGGTGGCCAGCGCGAGCGCGGCGTAGCAGATTTCGGCTTCCCGGGCGAGCTTCGCCTCCGGCATGTTCGTCATGCCGATCACATCGACGCCCCACTTCCGGTAGATGTTCGACTCCGCGCGCGTCGAGAACGCCGGCCCCTCCATGCACAGGTACGTCCCGCCGCGGTGGACCCGCTTCACCACCTTCCGCGCCGAAGCGTGGGCCGCCTCCGAGAGGACCGGGCACACCGGGTCCGCGAAGGCGATGTGCCCCGCCACGCCGTCCTCGAAGAACGTGTTGGGCCGGAACTTCGTGTGGTCGTAGAACTGGTCGACGACGACGATGTCGCCGGGGCGGATCCGCTCCTTCATGCTGCCGACGGCGGAGATGGAAAGGATCGCGTCGACGCCGATCTTCTTCATCGCGTAGATGTTCGCCCGGTAGTTGATCCGGGACGGCGGGATCCTGTGCCCCCGCCCGTGGCGGGGCAGGAACGCCAGCGTGCGGCCGTCGATCTCGCCCACCGTGATCGCGTCGGAAGGGTCGCCAAACGGGGTCCGCACGGTGACCTGGCGGACGTTCCTCATCCCTTCCATTTCGTAGAGGCCGGAACCGCCGATGATCCCGAGGATGTCGGACATGCGTCCTTCCTTCTTCCGGTGTCGGAGATACCCTTTAAACTATAGGCAGATCGGGAACAACGCTCAACTCTTTTTCCCCGGGACGCCGCCTTAGGCTACGTCGCCTCGGTCCGAAGCTGCCCGCACGCGGCGCGGATGTCCTCGCCGCGGCGTTCCCGGGTGATCGCCTGGATTCCGGCGGCGAGCAGGACGTCCCGGAACCGGTCCGCCCTCCCCTTCTCGGGCGCCCCGAACGGCGCCCCCTCGTGGGGGTTGTACGGGATCAGGTTCACCTTGATCCGGCCGCCCCGGAAGAGGCGGGCGAGCGCGGCGGCGTCCTCCGGGGAA
This portion of the Deltaproteobacteria bacterium genome encodes:
- a CDS encoding glycine--tRNA ligase subunit beta; translation: MERDYLLEIGCEEIPAGFVGPALWFGGQQFEETLRKARLSFAKVDIYGTPRRLTYVIRALSDRQEAKSETVLGPPKAVAFDASGKPTKAALGFAKSQGVELSALSVFPTDRGEYLGFVREEASRPVQEVLPKIVSDFLPAIPFKKSMRWADLDVRFARPVHWIVSLYGDEVLPFGFGNVNSGRTTYGHRFLSPGPIELSSTAEYSAALSAAKVFVDLEVRKDRIRSGLRELEAKTGTKWVEDEPLVETVANLVEFPVVLSGRFDEKYLALPREVLVTSMRVNQKYFVFEDASGGLSPSFGFVSNMVVPDNGVVVAGNERVLRARLSDAEFYYWDDLKKPLFDRTEALKKVLFQADMGTYWEKVERMADVAEFVASFGFPGKAKECRRAAFLSKADLTTGVIKEFPELQGVMGRHYASMTGETAEVAQSILDHYLPKGQSDDLPGTEVGAAVAIADKIDMVCGCFGVGLIPTGTADPYGLRRHTLGILSILEARNLRIPIEGLVDRSLATLAGKLKSPAAEVRRKVVDFIGGRYLNLHVSQGTPSDLVEAVLAAGLSDVVDLRAKRTALVAFRADAAFEPLAEVFKRAINISKTYEGTLEVSSKLFETDEERALHAASAGVSGRVAAAARDGRYDQAFREMAALQPLVAAFFEKVLVMAKDEKVKNNRLALLKGLSAAFSAVADFSRVASSGQPKQG
- a CDS encoding glycine--tRNA ligase subunit alpha encodes the protein MLFQDLVLSLQRFWADKGCVIHQPYDIEVGAGTFNPATFLRALGPEPWNTAYVEPSRRPTDGRYGENPNRLQHYYQFQVIMKPCPYDYVELYLDSLRAVGIDPLKHDIRFVEDDWESPTLGAWGLGWEVWLDGMEITQFTYFQQCGGIDLKPVSGEITYGIERIAMYLQNVNNVFDLKWVGDVTYGDVHHRGEVEWSKYNFEAADIPMLFSLFNMYEKECQALLERKLVLPAYDYCLKCSHTFNMLDARGAISVTERTSYIGRVRNLARFCAEGFLRSREEMGFPLLRKFSG
- the recO gene encoding DNA repair protein RecO → MSAVGARTFHTSPAFLVRSADMGEADRRLSFFTRDAGVVATVGKSAWRSRKRFGGTLQRYVLLDVSWTESPGKLAVLSAASISESFWPVVEDWDKVRHADYLLEIAAELFPQAGPKPKAFGILLDGFRALAAGESPGQTARRVEAGFLAVGGWGPDLSGCRRCGKMDCRWYRFVPSEGGVLCESCPPAGGGRLSLGSLKTWRALQTGKSAARGRLRIPDPIILELQVVIPGYVEYCLGKATRSLGGEALRI
- a CDS encoding GAF domain-containing protein, whose product is MNRAVVHCRKCGRQMKRDRTDFDQVHWSCGCGFRDRTPAARPAAMQPYPKGDVFAQIRFRAGGDVMFEVPRDKDSRYELMSLDEITRLVSGEIPLANVLDEIVGKIAGRMRVEVCSIYLNRGGQLVLSATHGLAKEAVGKVRLAIGEGITGAAAKSGNPVAVPDATTDPRYRHFAVAREEKYKAMLSWPILDDGGRVIGVINIQTVRVRSFTSQEASYISVVAGLVRAGLRIRDRVRDVPVESAPDGR
- a CDS encoding helix-turn-helix domain-containing protein — translated: MNASNAGASWKERREAMGKTIDDVSSELRIGRKYLEGIERGDYEGWPERVFSSGFIRTYARYLSESPGPVLTEYERSVRQNAEGETAAQLRPEWLERERERGNRRTTYTLAAGAVLLLGIVLSWVSLRGRNLPPPPPPAAPAVSAIAVPDNAGISRDNAAAPGTPDNVVPASQAAPPSSTPPSVSPAAAPPTVSTVGGQGVPSGPFQLFLEASEQTWVMYSFDDGDPIDATLYAGDKISIQAKKRISLKLGNAGGVVGTLNGKRLPPFGERGQVRRFTLGE
- a CDS encoding tetratricopeptide repeat protein, translated to MKAPRRFRAILVPCLAAALVASCGTPSVDRKKEAAARMRMGVTYLDQSNLHMAMTELSRAAELDPTNPEVDMMLGLTYRARGDQAKAEEYLRSAISKNPDYADARNNLGIVLAGRKAWDEAIREFEAAAGNVLYATPEWAYYNAGEAYRLKGDASMAHASYRKAIRVNDRYAPAYLGLSVVLGGADRWEDAADALARCVERVPDYVDGWMELGRVQARLKRTTDAVKSFKTVLELSREPGIRKQAVGYLAVLESEKR
- the mtnP gene encoding S-methyl-5'-thioadenosine phosphorylase, whose amino-acid sequence is MSDILGIIGGSGLYEMEGMRNVRQVTVRTPFGDPSDAITVGEIDGRTLAFLPRHGRGHRIPPSRINYRANIYAMKKIGVDAILSISAVGSMKERIRPGDIVVVDQFYDHTKFRPNTFFEDGVAGHIAFADPVCPVLSEAAHASARKVVKRVHRGGTYLCMEGPAFSTRAESNIYRKWGVDVIGMTNMPEAKLAREAEICYAALALATDYDCWHASEEDVTVEAILAILRRNVENSKRIVREVAKRLPLPGGCRCGNALEFALITDRKRIPASARKRLSLLVGKYL